From a region of the Zingiber officinale cultivar Zhangliang chromosome 4B, Zo_v1.1, whole genome shotgun sequence genome:
- the LOC121976910 gene encoding probable transcription factor PosF21 isoform X2, translating into MEKDKSAGDESSGFGGLPPPSPSRQFSHDIKRMPDFPRRSNGHRRAHSEILSLPDDISFDSDLGIVGAGEGPSLSEEIDEDLISMYLDMDKIASSSASSVLDLLESETLATGSVGANAENVAETSSERPRIRHQHSQSFDGSTTIKREILASGAGGMSLVEEKKAISAAKLAELALVDPKRAKRVWANRQSAARSKERKMRYISELERKIMTLQTEATTLSAQLTMLQRDNTGLNSENNELKLRVQTMEQQVHLQDALNETLRDEVQRLKLATGTAAANSGQMVNYGQSSFGVNQQYYHKTPPSQSLMAAHQLQQLHLHSQQQRPQQYQGQPLQRQSSAEIKPRFMASQTQKEGTSDNSNGAPQG; encoded by the exons ATGGAGAAAGATAAATCAGCCGGCGATGAGAGCAGTGGTTTTGGCGGTTTGCCGCCGCCTTCGCCATCTCG GCAGTTCAGTCATGACATCAAGCGAATGCCTGATTTTCCTCGGAGAAGCAACGGCCACCGGCGAGCTCACTCAGAGATATTGAGCCTCCCAGATGACATTAGCTTTGACAGTGACCTAGGCATTGTAGGGGCCGGAGAGGGCCCATCGTTGTCAGAAGAGATTGACGAAGATTTGATCTCTATGTATCTTGATATGGACAAGATAGCTTCATCATCTGCGTCCTCAGTATTGGATCTGCTAGAGAGCGAAACTTTGGCCACTGGATCTGTGGGTGCTAATGCTGAGAATGTGGCTGAAACTTCTAGCGAGAGGCCAAGGATTAGGCATCAAcatagccaatcatttgatggatCTACCACTATCAAGCGAGAGATATTGGCATCAGGTGCGGGTGGAATGTCGTTGGTTGAGGAAAAGAAGGCCATTTCAGCTGCCAAACTTGCTGAACTTGCTCTTGTGGATCCAAAGCGAGCAAAGAG AGTCTGGGCCAATAGACAGTCAGCTGCTAGGTCAAAAGAAAGGAAGATGCGGTACATTTCAGAACTGGAGCGGAAAATAATGACCCTACAGACAGAAGCTACAACTTTATCAGCTCAGTTAACCATGTTACAG AGAGACAACACTGGTCTGAATTCTGAAAACAACGAACTGAAGCTGCGGGTACAGACCATGGAGCAGCAAGTTCATCTGCAGGATG CACTAAATGAAACGCTGAGGGACGAGGTTCAACGTCTGAAACTTGCAACCGGGACTGCAGCTGCTAACAGTGGGCAGATGGTAAATTACGGGCAATCTTCTTTCGGAGTCAACCAGCAGTATTACCACAAAACTCCTCCATCACAATCTCTCATGGCTGCCCACCAACTTCAGCAACTTCACTTGCATTCGCAGCAACAACGTCCACAGCAGTATCAGGGACAACCGTTGCAGAGGCAATCGTCTGCCGAGATTAAACCAAGGTTTATGGCTTCTCAAACCCAAAAGGAAGGGACTTCAGATAACAGCAATGGCGCTCCACAGGGATGA
- the LOC121976910 gene encoding probable transcription factor PosF21 isoform X1: protein MEKDKSAGDESSGFGGLPPPSPSRYGAFATALTSSSFPAKAGAPSSSSNPSDDRDDRQFSHDIKRMPDFPRRSNGHRRAHSEILSLPDDISFDSDLGIVGAGEGPSLSEEIDEDLISMYLDMDKIASSSASSVLDLLESETLATGSVGANAENVAETSSERPRIRHQHSQSFDGSTTIKREILASGAGGMSLVEEKKAISAAKLAELALVDPKRAKRVWANRQSAARSKERKMRYISELERKIMTLQTEATTLSAQLTMLQRDNTGLNSENNELKLRVQTMEQQVHLQDALNETLRDEVQRLKLATGTAAANSGQMVNYGQSSFGVNQQYYHKTPPSQSLMAAHQLQQLHLHSQQQRPQQYQGQPLQRQSSAEIKPRFMASQTQKEGTSDNSNGAPQG from the exons ATGGAGAAAGATAAATCAGCCGGCGATGAGAGCAGTGGTTTTGGCGGTTTGCCGCCGCCTTCGCCATCTCGGTACGGCGCATTCGCAACTGCTTTGACTTCGAGCAGCTTTCCTGCCAAGGCTGGTGCGCCTTCTTCGTCTTCTAATCCCAGTGACGATCGTGATGATAGGCAGTTCAGTCATGACATCAAGCGAATGCCTGATTTTCCTCGGAGAAGCAACGGCCACCGGCGAGCTCACTCAGAGATATTGAGCCTCCCAGATGACATTAGCTTTGACAGTGACCTAGGCATTGTAGGGGCCGGAGAGGGCCCATCGTTGTCAGAAGAGATTGACGAAGATTTGATCTCTATGTATCTTGATATGGACAAGATAGCTTCATCATCTGCGTCCTCAGTATTGGATCTGCTAGAGAGCGAAACTTTGGCCACTGGATCTGTGGGTGCTAATGCTGAGAATGTGGCTGAAACTTCTAGCGAGAGGCCAAGGATTAGGCATCAAcatagccaatcatttgatggatCTACCACTATCAAGCGAGAGATATTGGCATCAGGTGCGGGTGGAATGTCGTTGGTTGAGGAAAAGAAGGCCATTTCAGCTGCCAAACTTGCTGAACTTGCTCTTGTGGATCCAAAGCGAGCAAAGAG AGTCTGGGCCAATAGACAGTCAGCTGCTAGGTCAAAAGAAAGGAAGATGCGGTACATTTCAGAACTGGAGCGGAAAATAATGACCCTACAGACAGAAGCTACAACTTTATCAGCTCAGTTAACCATGTTACAG AGAGACAACACTGGTCTGAATTCTGAAAACAACGAACTGAAGCTGCGGGTACAGACCATGGAGCAGCAAGTTCATCTGCAGGATG CACTAAATGAAACGCTGAGGGACGAGGTTCAACGTCTGAAACTTGCAACCGGGACTGCAGCTGCTAACAGTGGGCAGATGGTAAATTACGGGCAATCTTCTTTCGGAGTCAACCAGCAGTATTACCACAAAACTCCTCCATCACAATCTCTCATGGCTGCCCACCAACTTCAGCAACTTCACTTGCATTCGCAGCAACAACGTCCACAGCAGTATCAGGGACAACCGTTGCAGAGGCAATCGTCTGCCGAGATTAAACCAAGGTTTATGGCTTCTCAAACCCAAAAGGAAGGGACTTCAGATAACAGCAATGGCGCTCCACAGGGATGA